Part of the Xanthomonas sp. SI genome is shown below.
AGCGCGTGCGCGCGTGGTGCCGTCGCTGGCGACCCAGTGCAGTTCCACGTGGTAGCCGTGATAGAGCGGGGCCGAACCGCGGTTGGTCATGTCCAGTTGCAGCGTGGCCTGCTGGCCGCGGGTCTGCGTGTCGGGCCAGCTCGCCTTGGCGACCGCCAGACGATAGCCCAGGTCGCGTTTGATGTCCTGCAGCTTGCTGGCGCTGCCGCTGGTTTCGTGCGCGCCGGCCGGGCCGAGGAAGCTGAAGTGGTAGTCGCGCAGCAGCTTGCGGATGTCGGCGGTGCGGTTGATCCAGGTGCTCTTCTGGTTGGCGTTGGGACTCTCGCCGCTGATCGGGCTCACCATCCAGTTCTGGCGCGCGGCCGGCACTTCGTTGCTCAGGCCGTACTCCAGGTTCCACCATCCGTCGTCGCTGCAACTGGGCAGCGCTGGACTGAAGGCGCTGCAGCTGGCGGTGAAGGACGGAAAGAAATCCTCGTGGAAGCCGAACATCGCCGATCCCACATCGGACTGGCGTGCGTAGCGCGTCTGCAGCGGCGTGCGCTGGAACGCGGCGACATAGGCGTCGCGGATCAAGCTCCGGGTCTGCGCGTTCGGCTGCAGGTCTTCGCAGCCGCTGGTATGCCATTCGCCCCAGAAGCCGAGCAGCCCCACCTGGATGGCGGTGATGCGCGGATCGCCGTCGTAGCGCGCGGCCAACGCCGCCACGAACTGCTGCATCTGCTGGCGCGCCTTGGCGTTGTTGTAGTCCAGGCTGCGGATCGGCCCGTCGCCGTCGCAGCTGGCGCGGACCGCGAAGGGAATGGACAGCGGTTGCTGCTCGAGGAACTTGGGGTAGTCGCGCTCGTTCTCGCCACCGGTGTAGTGGGCGTCGATCTGGCTGCCTGCGCTGTCGGGATAGTCGGCGACCGGGCGCAGCACGAAGGTGGCCAACGGATCGTCGTTGAGGATCGGTTGCAGGTAATGCGTTTCGATCGCCTGCCAGTCGAAGACTTGGTCGGACGTCTCG
Proteins encoded:
- a CDS encoding DUF4832 domain-containing protein; the protein is MSSRPVSRRLPLAVACIFSAACAHAGTLSPAVSTQEFDNPHRGFMLWGSSYAADGGVDNFHGAHIYHVYLPWRMIETSDQVFDWQAIETHYLQPILNDDPLATFVLRPVADYPDSAGSQIDAHYTGGENERDYPKFLEQQPLSIPFAVRASCDGDGPIRSLDYNNAKARQQMQQFVAALAARYDGDPRITAIQVGLLGFWGEWHTSGCEDLQPNAQTRSLIRDAYVAAFQRTPLQTRYARQSDVGSAMFGFHEDFFPSFTASCSAFSPALPSCSDDGWWNLEYGLSNEVPAARQNWMVSPISGESPNANQKSTWINRTADIRKLLRDYHFSFLGPAGAHETSGSASKLQDIKRDLGYRLAVAKASWPDTQTRGQQATLQLDMTNRGSAPLYHGYHVELHWVASDGTTRARATVADFALNEIMPGATLSRSASFTVPAALPSGSYALRLALADDAPGRRHVAPQNDGQDSERRLPLGQVQVP